Genomic window (Zingiber officinale cultivar Zhangliang chromosome 2B, Zo_v1.1, whole genome shotgun sequence):
GAGATTATGGAGTTACTCCAGTGGACAGATACTGCCTTTCCTTTTCCTACCACTTCTTATTTATAAATTGAGATACTACAATACTGACAATTGTCAAAagcaaaaattcaaaaatgcaTTCACCACTTCTTGTCCGGATAAAGGGTTACTAGCTTTCTGCTGTCTATTCTCCCTTTCTTCCATCCTCTTGTTCAATATTTATAGCTAAACAATTAGCCTACTATAGTCCAATGGAAGGACAGGATCCATGTCACCAACTGGAAATAGTTGGGACTAACACAACTTAATAATCACGACAATGATGAGTTAAACAATTAGATTAGGTAGAATGAACCACAATTAACCGAATACAATGTGGTTCAATTTACTCCAGCCAATTTAAATTAGTTTTATACTGAAAGCCTACAGATCAAACTTAAAACCTACATAGAAACATATATGTGAATATCTGGAAAAGGAATCAGTCAATACTAAATTATACTATATAGAACAGCTTCTAACTTTAGGCAAATTGTCTAAGTTAGCACCTGTAGAAGTATGATTTCAGATTATTAGAGAAATTATACAAATATAGCCTTTTAGGAGGTAGGATTGGGATATTATGTCAAGCTAAGTGTAACTCACTGAACCTTGTATAACCTATTTGCTATTTTATAGTTGCTTAATTGCATTGACTATAAATGAATATATtgggtaaaatatatatttaacatagtgaaaatttaaattatatggaTATTACTAGCTATGTAGCCCTTCATAAAGTTTAATGGTGGACTTGATTTAATGTAATTGATCTCAAGTAGTTGTGGATCTAAAGTTGTCAAGTTGGTGATCAGAACCTCAGGATCCTACAATCCAAATTGGCTCGATGATTCAAAACTCAATAGGATTTCACAGTGCTAGGATTTAATTCATTATTCATCTCTATTGCCATGACCATACCCAAAAACATCTTGATCTGCACAGTCTTAAAAAAGCAAACTTATATTCATatagataatttaaaatttgagGTGAGGATCTCACAAGCCTACAATAGCCGTTGCCAAGTAAGATCTCTTTCCACAAAATCATGCCTTAAAAAAAACTACATTCAGATAGACATTTCAATATTCGGTATTTGATAAAAGtttgatatatttttcaaacCATAATCCAAAAAACAATTGGAATTATGTTAGAAGTCTCTTAACTTCCAAGTAGTAAACAATTTTGTCATTTTTCATTTTAtaaagttagctaaaccaaaattGTTTAGGAATATCAGACATCATAATTAAATGTTGAAATTATGTGACATTTAACTAACTTTCAATCTCTCACAATCATATTACATTGTTCATGTTTTTTCCTCAAGAAAAATATGCTTTATGATATACAAATCTTGAAATGTTTCCAATGATACCATATACTGAAAGTTAATATCTCTGATAAATTTTAGTTTTCAagtataattttcaaaaataatagtgGAATTGTGGGAAATTATGATCCCATGCTCTGCTCGTGTGATTTCATTCAATGAACCTTATGTCACTCCAGGGAAGAATTAATTGACTGTTCTTGTAATATACCCTCCTCAGCAAACAAGATATCTAAATAGAATATGACCAATTCCGCCGGTAAACTTGTTGATTCATCTCTAACATGCAAGATCTCATAGTAATTTATGAGAGGTACAGCAGAACTCAGTGTGTCAACACATCAATTACTTCGTTTTTACATCAAAATTTgatcaaaatatttctaaatgtATAAGCACTACATTTTTATCTTGCACTTCTTCAAGGTTTTAGAAGTACCAGTTTAATCCAATTTATAAATGGTTCATATTTTTTTGATAACGGTTCATTATTTTGTTAGTCAATCATCAAAGCACTCTAAATAACAGCACACAAAAAATCAGCTAAAAGAGCTAATCAGAAACACCACATCCAATCCAGATACGTCTCAAACTACCTGCACAAGGAAGATGAGATACGACGGTACAAAATCCTTAATCATACATCGTTGTAATTCAACGAACAAGTGTTCTAACAAGAATAAACTGGAGCGAGCTGGTACCAGTAAGCTCAATACCGCCAGGTAATCCATACCCGCAGGCCGCATGAGCTTATTATTTGAGACCGACGATAAAAGTGCACAAATGACTATGAATTCCAATCCGGCAATACAGTATAAGCGACATCATCTATCAGATGGAACTACGAACGAATAAATAAGCAAACAAGTGCGGAGAAATCCCAGACGGATCAAGAAACGTACCGTGTCGCCAGGGTTGGCGTCGATCTCGAAGCTGGTTCCCTTGAGAGTCTTCACGGAAAGcctcatctctctctctctctctctcccccctaTTACTTTCACCGGCGAAGTTCCGATCAAAGTTTCTGGACTCCTCCGATGACGACAGGGCGAGGTGCATTCGAGATGCCTTCTGCCGCAAGCTAAAGAACAGAGTGTGAGTGCATCGTCGGTGTATCAATAAGGTTGTTGTGATTATCTGTTTTGATTAAAGTACGCAATACGGTTTGTTCGTCTTCTACAGGGTAAACAGATATGGGTCCCATGGACAAGCCCCTGCTGACTTCCTTCCGTTGAGTTATTGTACGATTGCTCACGAACATCTAATCATGCGATGTAAATTTCGAGTTTTTTTTCTGGAACCGTCGAAGGAATGGAAGGAGAAAACAGAATTCCTAAATAGGAAATGTTTACAATTTACTAAAATATCATATTTGGAAATATCTTTTCCCACGTGGCACAATCGGATGAATAGCAAGATTTTCCACGCCCGTTCGATTTCATTTCGCTGAAAATTACAACTGTGCCACCGTCCCTCTTATCACCGTTTTCCAGAGGCCTTGTTGAATGCCACCTTCCTTCCCCCTTCCCCCTTCTCCAAATCAAATCCCTTTCCTTCTCCGCTTCGCATGGATCCCACCCTATCCCACGGCCGAGCTACGGTTGATGGACGTGGCGGAGATAACATCAGCGATGGAGGCGGAGGTGTGTCTTGCGATAACGCCGGGGGACGGCGGTCCCAGCCGCTAAGGAGTGGAAAGGGCGTGGCTACCTCGAGAACCAGGAGGAAGGAGAGGGATGACGCCTCTTCCTCGTCGTCCTCGTATTCCTCTTCGTCGGCCTCGCGTTTCACGAGGAAGCGGTCAAAGATCAGAGGGGTGCGTTTGCGGAGCGGGGGAAGCCGTGGCCTTTTGGTGTTTCGCGGCAATGAGTGTCTGCAGGAACTTGCTCTTCCGCTCGGCATGTCCTTCGCTGCGGTTATTGCTCAGGTGCTTTGGTTTGTTAGGcttcaaatttatgtttttatccGTGAAAtctgaaatttaatattttgctTATGTATGTCATGATTGGAAGAGAATACTGATGGAACGAAAGTGTGCCATCTCAGTCTACATTGTTTTATTGGTATCTTCTACTCGGATTTTTCACGAGTGGGCACTAGAACTTGAGTAGATAGAATATAGATTATAATATTTTTGAAGAACGAAGTAAAACCAAGTTTTGCGACAATGTTGGTTAACATGAAGTGAAAGATAATTCACATGAGAATTAAACTAACAATTTTATAAATTAACACTTTAATGCTATTTACATGCTAATTCTTCATGTTAAATGTTGCTTCCCTATTCACTAAAAAGAGTTACTTTTCATCATTTGTATTTCAAACTATTAATCTCCATGCAACCTGTGATTGAATCTTCTTGTTTTTTTGATAAGGAAAGTATTGTATGAATGTTGCACAAGTTGGAAGGGGGAATAAGGATAGTAAACCATCCTTTTTTGGCCGATTAATTGGTTAACTAGTTTGAATGTAGCTTTGTGCATGCCTTTGCTATCTGCATACACTGAATTCTTTACACTCTAGTTAGAAACAAAGAAAGCGTCTGATTTCAAGAGTTCTGTAAAAATTTCAGCTTGGTATCATATTGTACCTGTAGAATTTGGTGCTTGTTTGTCAAATGTCCCACTGTATCACACAAGTTGATAGAATAATCCCCTGATGAATTATTAATTACCAGACCACTCAATAAGTAGACCTCATGTAATTATATCCTCCCTTGAATAACAAATGTCTATCCCACTTAACTTTTATGATTAGTTTCTTAGAATCTTGATCAGACTACCTTTTGATCTATATTTTCTGTTCTATGCTTCAATTAAACTTGGCAAATCATTAAATACTGATCATATTTTTAAGTGTGAGAAGCAATTCTTCTCTGCTGCTAATGTTTCTGAATCTGTCTTGTGCACGAATACTTTCATTTATAAGTTTTAGCTGTCTGTTCAGATGTCAAGTAATTACTCTAATTTTCATATTTACTTTGTAATTACCAAACCCAATTTCTCAATGAGTTGTTATGTCACATAATTACATCAAATAATCAATGAATAATTACAATGAGTTGTTGTGTATAAGTGCTACTGCTGTGACTTATGAGTAATTACAACAAGTCATACCTTTTTCAGATATGTTCATGAACAGAAATGATAGTGATAGTTATTTTGGGAAATTCTTAGTGATTTGACATCATTTTTTCTTTCCATTGTACTTCTAGCTTGTAAATAGTCACAATATGTAGATGCTTGAAATACCTTATTTTCCAGGTTGTGTTTGGGAAGAGCATTTCAAAAGAGAGTATAGAAATAGATCATCTTTCCAAGGTTAGCCTATTGTTTCTTCGATCTGTTTTCATATCGCTAGTGTTTTTATACATATCTAATTTGGATATACTATTTGCCGCAGATGTGTAGTTCAGCAATCAAGGAATCAATAACAAATGTAAGTCCATCTCTAGTTCTCATGTATCTTTAGATTATTTTGCAGCTATTATTATATAGTTATTAAAatgtattctttttcttttctttctttaattcGGACAGATATATGGGCAAAAATTTGATTATTTCATAAGAAATTTTGATAAGTCATTCTCTAGCTCATTGAAGACCCTTGGTTTGATAAATAACATGTCTGTTAATAGGAAGGAAAATGCTGTTGCCCCTGGTTTGTGTTCTTACAACAGTCATGAAATGACACCTGACTTGACCAACTCTGAACTTATCAGAACCATCAAAGATCCTGTGGAAAATGTTGTTTCTTCCCatttttgttctttgagttatgAACCTACACCTGACATGACCAATGCTGAATTTATCAGAGCCATTGAAGGTCGTAAGGAACATGCTCCATTTAAATCAGCAGACAATCAACTCATTATCCATCAACATACGAACCAGCAACTTACAAATATTCACAGTAACACAGACGGTACTGCATTTAGTCATTCTATTCTGAGTACAATGGAAAGATCTGTTATTGAGCAGGCTCGCTCTAATGACCTCAAGGCTGTTGAGATAGAGCTAGTAATGAAGAAGTTGCAGTTCAAGCAATCTCAGTTAGTCATTAGTTCAGATGCAAATTTGCTAGAGAAGATTAAGATATCTTTAGGTATTTCCAAGACTTCCTTCAAGGAAGAGAAATTGAGGAATCAAATGCAGGAGACTAGACATGCACAACTTTTGCAACAATGTATGGACCTTCTAGTTGCTGGTTTGATTGTCATGTGTATCTTGCTTACGTACGGAGCTTTCATCTTTTCATATCAACGTGTTGCAGAGGTCACATCTGCCTGCGAGTCTGTTAAAGAGGTATGAGATACTTTTGATGTTCTCGACTCTTTTTTGCTGTTGGTTTCGTAAGCTTAGTGGAACTTCTGTCTGTTTCTCTCCAGAAATCCAGCTCCTGGTGGATTCCTAAGGGAGTCCAGTCTTTCAATTCAGGCATGCACATTTTGAGGTGCCAGTTTGTGGTCCTATCTCGCATGTCGTTTGGGATATTAATGATTGTAGTGATAGCTTATGTGGCTTTCCAAAGGTCAGCAAAGTCAGCTGCAGCCATGCCGGTGACATTTATTGCGCTTCTGCTAGGAGCTCTTTGTGGTTTTTTCGGAAAGGTATGCATAGATACACTAGGCGGAAATGGATATCGCTGGCTAATTGATTGGGAAGTTCTGTGCATGCTCCATTTCTTCGCCAATGCTTTCCCATCTGTGTTATACAATCTTCTTTACGGCCCTGTAGCTGTATCCCAAGGAGCAAATTCAGCTATGTTTCCTTACTGGCTGAGAAGATATGTATTCTATGCACTGCTGCTGCCTATTCTTCCGATATCAAGCGGCTTGCTGCCATTTGCTTCTTTCTTTGAATGGAAAGTGCATTTTGTGGAGAAATTAACTTTCTGGGGTTCAGATTCAACATATTGAGAAATTTGCTGTATTGCACAAGATTCTCCATTATCTTTGCTTCCCTAATCCTCCTCGTTGTACTTTAATTAAGCTATTTATCTATGAGCATGTTTATCTCACCTCTTGAGCTCCATGACCTAACTATTAGGAGGGACTTGAAGAATCTTATTGTCGGTGAATGTATGTATATCTTAACCTTTAAGTGATTGCTAAAACTATTAGGTTTCAGTTCTTATATTTAAAATGGCGTGTGATATGAACATTTATGATTCTTTGTTGTAGCTTTGATGAAGTATCAATTTTGTGTCTTCATATTGTCAATGATTCAATTGGGAATATGGGGCGGTTTGGTTTAGTTTGAGCAATTCATTGTGGAAATTCTAAGTGAACCAGAGTTTTGCCCTGTTAAAAtaatggatattgttgtaagatcCAATTCCAAAGAAAAATTATGAACTATTTTAGTTATACAATTAATGGGTGGATTAGGATTTTTATTTGTTCTTGGAAGTCTTTGATTTGAAGATTATTttgtataattaatttagaataaTAATATATTGATGTGAGACTTTAATCCTCTGTTTACTTGCGAGGATGGATTTAAAAATCGAGCAAAGTCTGTCGCATGAAAAATTTCCCGCTGTGAAGGATGGATTAATCATCctttttacttcttgaaaaataatggacGGATGAATTTGTGAATCCATCCCGATCATTTTTTCTTGGCTGTTTTTTCATCCTCCTAAATGGGGCGTAAAGCCAACGTCTGTCGTCGCATCTCGCCTCTTAATTAGGTATTGAACTTGATCCCACCGGTAGGTTTCGTTCTTCTCGATGGCGGCGGAGAGCAGCAGGGAGCTCCTGGACCAGCCATCGGCGCTCGTGCTCCTGCACTGGCTTCGCATGTCCGGCACGACGCATAAGCGAGGGCGCACCGCCAAAGCCACGGCGGCGACGGCAGCGGTACCTCGAAGCCAAGTGATGGACAAGTTGAAGGACTTCTTGGGCGTGATCGCCAAAGCCAACGACAAACTGGAGCTCGAGGTCCGCGAGAGATCGCGTGTGGACTATGACGTCGAGGTGCTTAGCGGCAACGAGAAGGCGTACATCGATATGGATCTGCTCCTGGGCGTCGCCGACCTCCACGACGACGAGGCCGTGGCGGCGGCCAAGGCTGCCATGAGCGGCGGCCAAGGCTGCCATGAGCGGCGTCACGTCACCGTCGCTGACTGCCGCTAGCGACACAGACGACGACTCAAGTGACGAAAAGGAAGCATCTAGTGGATCGGTGAAGAAGCGCAAGTGGAACAAGCGGCCGAAGATAGTGTTGGATCCATCTTCGAATCAAAGCTGATGCGAGCTCGATGCAAATGCAATAGTGATCACTAGACATTGCGCTGCAATTCTTCTAATCCCCTTTTCATATTCCACGTACATTGTCGTTCgtcattttactttttttttctttcccttttcctttgcaGAGATTCTTTTTCTCCCCTTTTCCTtccctcttcttttcttttcctccgcCACGTGGATTTATTATCCGCGAGGATTCCTTTCCTTCGTCGTCGATCCACGCCTCCAAGGAAACAAAGCATAAATCTAATTTGTTTTGTTAGACATATTCTCAATAATACTGAATCAAAAATAAAAGACACGATTGAAATAATTAGAATAATAAAGTTATTAtaatttgtaaattttaaataCTTATgatacaattaattaattaattaattacaattggtaatattttaataaaattatttatcattAGCAGAAAACGCATACATAACAAGACAAGATTAATTCTTAAGACTACAAAAAAAGAGGAAACAtcgaaagagagtttaaaatggAAATTATTCCTTTAAATTAGCTAAAATGTGTccataaataaaacaaaataatatttaaaatttaaaattttaagaccgAGACAATCTTTCGCCACCACCACACACGGATCGAGTGATATTTATTTCCGGATAaatatttgttttttaaattaattgatttttggtattatttcataattaaataaaaataagaaaccaCAAAAAGCAACAAGCCAAGAAGGAGAGCGAGTTAGTTGCATCCTTAGCCATCTCCCTCTCATCGTCATCATCGATCGTAGGTTTTTCCCAGTCGAGACCGCAACGATTACAGCGAGCAATCTGACCACGCCACAGGATTCTCAGACCCAGCGGCTTCCGATTCCTCGATTAGAGAGGTCCAAATCGATCTTCTCGCCCCCGCAGTGACTCTTTGAATCGCTCGCAactaccttttgcccgatcgaAACCGGATTCCAGTTAGCAGGAATCTATCTCGCTTGGGCTCGGAGACTCGCGAGGCCAATCTTCGCCGTCTTTCTGCttgttattaattttttaatgggCGGAATTAGGGTTTGAAGTTTGAAGGTCGTCGTGGTTTTTCTCAGGTGCTTTGAGGTGAGGGTGGGATATTTTCCCTCTTTCGTTTCCTCGCCCTCGGTTTCTCCTTGTTAGGGCTCGCTGTGcccgattgggagcactgttgtTTTGGGGGAGTATTGGGGTCGTTCTGCTAAAGAATTGAGGTAGTTTTGTGGTTGCATCTTTGCTTCGTTTCAAATCCGAGTGCCCTCCCATGGGTGTCTGATGCCGTGAAATGCATGCATAAAGGTTGACGCTTAACCATCTGAGCAAAAATAGGTTTTTCCCACTCCCCTGACAGTTTAGCTGTCTTGCTAGACAAAGCCCTTTCAATTTTATGGTGCAAGCTTAGAGCCTGTGGTGGATGCACGACTCGAGAGTGGCTCTTCATTTAGGAAACTTCACACTTCCTCTGGGCAAGGTAGTGGGATGGGCTTCTGTTGTTGATGTGTTTTGTTTAGGAAGTAAAATTGGATGAGTAAGTTGGTTCAAAATTGGATGTAGAGGTAGAGGATCTTAACTGTATATTGATAATGGTCTGTGTGGAAAATGGAGCAAGGTGAGCCAGCGTTGGTTCCGCAGTGGTACAAGGTTGCAAACGGGAGTGCATCAACCAATGGCCTGCGAACCAGTTCATCCAAACGTTTTGGTACCCCAACTATTTCACACTAGATTCGTTAACCTTTAGTTATTGTTGTTATGGAACGTGTGTTTTAATATGTTCATGAATATAATTGTTGCTAATGcaatgtttgtttgtttgttttccttaGATGAAAATGGTGTGGGACTTAGCCCAAGGAATAGATTACTAGACGACCAAGAGAGGAATCTGCGCCGGAGCTTGAGCTCGAATGGTTGTGTAGTTCGTGAGAAAGGTAATTCTGGCAGATCTCAGGCTTACAGTAGTTTCAGGAGATCTCGGGATAGGAACCAGGATAAGGATTTTGATTTCCGTGACAGAGAAAACAAGTTGCATTCGCTTGACAATGAATTTGAATATCATGATTCAGCAATAGGAGTTAGGTCTGAAGAACATGCCTTAAGGCGGTCTCAATCTTTTGTAGCAGGAAGGCAAGTTGAGTCTTGGCCAAAAAAGCTTGGAAGTAGTGGAAATAACAATTCTCCATCTAGGGGAAGTACTATTGGAAGTATCGGCAAAACCTCATTTGACAAAGAGTTCCCATCTCTTCGAGTTGAAGGAAAGCAAGGCTTCTCAGATGCAGTTGTTGTGTCACCTCTTGGTCTTAGAACTGCTGTTCAGAGTCTTCCTACTGGCTCTCCTGTCATAATTGGAACTTCAGCCCTGGCACAAGTACCAGTCAAAGTTGAAACTGATGGAAGTATAAACTCACCTGTTCTACAGGCTTCTACAGTCAATCATGTATCTACACCAGGAAGCAGTATGCCAGGATTAAACATGGCAGAGGCATTGACTCAAGCACCATCTCAAGTTAGTGAAACTCCACAGGTAATTCATTGAAAGGAATATTACCACATGTTTCTTTAACACTAAGACAACATTTTCATCAAACTAATCTTTCATTTATTTGCAGTTGCTCATAAACTCTCAAAGGATTGAGGAACTCACTCTTCGGAAATGCAAGCAGCTGATACCCATGACACCTTCATTGCCTAAAGCCTTGGTATGATAACCTCCTTGATTCTtggcaagtttttttttttcccaatcttttatataaaaaatagttaCTTCCTTCCCTGATTCTCTATTGCTCAAATCTTCTTATGAGAAGAAATTTTTGTAAGGACAAGGTTCTTGATGCACTGCACTTTTACTCCATAAATTACATGAGAAAAGTCATGTATCATCATAGTTGGTATTACTTTCTCATACTAGACAACTAGTATCATGCAAAATAAGTTACTGTTTGAATAAGATAAGTAGGGTGTGTGGTAAAGCTGAATAAATGTGTTTCTTAACTTTTAAAAAGTTCAGTTCTGTGTGATTTAGTGTGCATATTAGCAGCACCTGTAACATGCTGTCTGTATCTTTTACCATAATGGGATGTCTTTTAGTAAAAAGTGAAGATGATTGTTTGCTTCCTATACAAGTAGAGAGAATAAAATGGAAAACTATCTACGATTTTGTATAAATTCCTGCAACTCAGTTCTAGTTGGGTGCAATATATCTATGTTCTATTCATTCTTCCCCCATTTTGATTATGATTTTTTGTGGCAATTTCTATCTCGGTTGTTgatcttcctcttcttatcctgtTTGTCAACAGTTAGTGAGGGTATAAATTCCAATTTTCCTACTCCTGAACTTACAATAGATAAAGAAACCCAAAATTTCATTATGCTCAATGCTTTAGATAATGGATTCAGTTACAATATCTATGGTAACCAATATAAGAATGGCATGTATTTAATTTGACTCCATGATTCTGAAAATTTTACTACGTCTTAAATGCATCTTATAAAAAAACTTGACCAAGTTAAATGGTTTGTTTATGCTTCCTGTTCATGcaaaaaaatcagtttaaaatatttatgataCATTAGAGGAGCTCCATGtagaaggtaaaaaaaaaaaccccCCCTCAAATGCTTGTGTCTGTTTAGGTGCTTGCACAACTGTTTATTCAAGAAAAAAGTGAGCATATTTCCTTTTTTCCCTCTTTCTATTTGATCAGAAAAGATATCCATCttcattcttttatatctttgtTTATAAGGGAGATTGAACTCTGCTTTTTCTTTAAATTTGGCCTGATCATTGGTTAACAAAAGCTTCATCCATTTGCAAAGAATAGTTTTATAATTCATTAATCAGGAGACTGAGATCTAGTATTAAAGACTGAGATTTAGTATTAAGTCGATTTATCATTCTCGTAACTTAGTCTGGTTGGATAATCCAGAAAAGTATAGTTTAACTATTTGATGAAAAATGTTTTTTTAGGAAACTTTGGCTGTCACGATGTCTACACATTAGATTGCATGTATAGTTAAAAGGATTGAGCCTATTTGAGTGGAAGACACAAATGGTAGAGGAGACCAAAGGAAATATTAGTTGTTGGAATAACAACTATGAAAACGACAAGTCGGCGTTGTGaaaaaatatactacaacaacaatcaagtcttatcccactaggtggagttGACTATATGTATCATTTTACACCATTAAGCTCTATCCACTAagtgaaaaatataaatatgtaAATTTATTTGTCTTAACAACTCAAGTTTTTGTGATAAGTCATTAAACAATTAACTTTAACATGATATGAGAGCAGGGGTCCAGCTTTAAATCCTacccatgttaaaaaaaaatcaacaatatatatatggatttgtacCAATCAGGGAAAGTATATCCACTCACATATGATATGAGACTTGAGAGTATTACACTCACACATGTGGAAGGGTGTTAAAGGGCATGAAGGGAGAGTGAAATCCATACATACAGAGCATGTtaagaatataaatatataaattggtcTTTTTTGTAGACCTCAAAGTTTTAGGATAAGTAGTTAGCCAATCAACTTTATATCTTGCATAAAGCTCAGTAGAGTGAGAAGATTCATCCCTGCTATTTGTTGCTTGTCGTTACCACTTTTTCTCTACTGCATACTGTAGGTTGCAACCATTTCTAAACATCTACTGTAACTATAAGCCTGAAATGCTGTCCTTTTAAGTGCCCCATTGGTTCCACTTATTATAGACATTTAGGAGAGAGATTTGCGACTTCGCAACTATCGGCCTAATTAACATGATCTACAAATCGTCCACGTCtggatttttatttgtttatacacaAGCAATTTAATGGATAAAAACATTGTGTTCCACGTCTTCAAGCTTGACTATTTGAGTTGAGTGATTTTCAAGCTCAAAATGAGTTCCACCTTTCATAGATCTCAATAGTTCAAAAGGATGTTTCACTGTTCATGTTTTTATTCTTCGTTTGTTCACAATATTTTGTTGCTCGCAGAATGGCGGCAACCTGTCAGATAAGGCAAAATCTAAAGTTGCAAGAGGTGGGGATTTTACTTCTCTTACCAAGGCTGGCCAACTGTTGCACGTGAACCAAACTATTCGGTCGCCAACTAATTCTGATGTTGCAAAGACATCTTCAGTGGGGAGTTTTCAGGTTCTTAACCGAGAGAAGAATGGCATCACCTCCGTTGCTAAAGATGGTCAAGGTCTAAGCAAGATTGTGAACCCCGTTGGTCCCATCTTGTCTTCTGCATTTCTTCCTTCAAAGGTCTCAACTGACCAGAATGTTAACATCGACAAGAATACAGGGGATAGAAAAATCCTTTCTCAAGCTCAAAATAGGAATGCCTTCTTCAATTTGCTAAGGAAGAAATCTTCAAATAATTCAAGTACTATCT
Coding sequences:
- the LOC122047289 gene encoding protein CPR-5-like, producing MDPTLSHGRATVDGRGGDNISDGGGGVSCDNAGGRRSQPLRSGKGVATSRTRRKERDDASSSSSSYSSSSASRFTRKRSKIRGVRLRSGGSRGLLVFRGNECLQELALPLGMSFAAVIAQVVFGKSISKESIEIDHLSKMCSSAIKESITNIYGQKFDYFIRNFDKSFSSSLKTLGLINNMSVNRKENAVAPGLCSYNSHEMTPDLTNSELIRTIKDPVENVVSSHFCSLSYEPTPDMTNAEFIRAIEGRKEHAPFKSADNQLIIHQHTNQQLTNIHSNTDGTAFSHSILSTMERSVIEQARSNDLKAVEIELVMKKLQFKQSQLVISSDANLLEKIKISLGISKTSFKEEKLRNQMQETRHAQLLQQCMDLLVAGLIVMCILLTYGAFIFSYQRVAEVTSACESVKEKSSSWWIPKGVQSFNSGMHILRCQFVVLSRMSFGILMIVVIAYVAFQRSAKSAAAMPVTFIALLLGALCGFFGKVCIDTLGGNGYRWLIDWEVLCMLHFFANAFPSVLYNLLYGPVAVSQGANSAMFPYWLRRYVFYALLLPILPISSGLLPFASFFEWKVHFVEKLTFWGSDSTY
- the LOC122047290 gene encoding uncharacterized protein LOC122047290, translating into MEQGEPALVPQWYKVANGSASTNGLRTSSSKRFDENGVGLSPRNRLLDDQERNLRRSLSSNGCVVREKGNSGRSQAYSSFRRSRDRNQDKDFDFRDRENKLHSLDNEFEYHDSAIGVRSEEHALRRSQSFVAGRQVESWPKKLGSSGNNNSPSRGSTIGSIGKTSFDKEFPSLRVEGKQGFSDAVVVSPLGLRTAVQSLPTGSPVIIGTSALAQVPVKVETDGSINSPVLQASTVNHVSTPGSSMPGLNMAEALTQAPSQVSETPQLLINSQRIEELTLRKCKQLIPMTPSLPKALNGGNLSDKAKSKVARGGDFTSLTKAGQLLHVNQTIRSPTNSDVAKTSSVGSFQVLNREKNGITSVAKDGQGLSKIVNPVGPILSSAFLPSKVSTDQNVNIDKNTGDRKILSQAQNRNAFFNLLRKKSSNNSSTISVPSSLEPTLSAEKSNGEQQHNTFPVNMMKNNLPSVSDGFDGPTDIGSMNLDFCASDQSKRSFADDNVETNLNSDNVVDPEEEAFLRSLGWDKNGWEEALTAEEIDDFLKKYEKQRPLKIVPEYIDGSNSSGAET